The stretch of DNA TGCAACAaatcttttcaaaatattaagtCTGGTTGAGTTTTTTTATCTATAAAATTCTCCTCCTAAAGCTCTGATAATAGCAGATATGTTGGTTTCAAGTAAAGGATGGACGGCTTTTATCTAGTgaaaaaatatacacagtaaTTTAGTAGAATGTTGACCCAGGAACATCTGGAATGGCAAGGCTAGGAGGATAGCCTCCCTTAGCTATGAGTAGGGTTACCACacagagccagaactaggggtaggcagaagaggcacctgcctaggtcACAACAGTGGGGGCGACAGGTATctcttctttcacttacccctGTTTCTGTGCCCATTACCCCCACCACACACCCCCCTCTAGTGGTCATCACAGCCTCAAACCCCCCCATGTTTTTGCATAGGTGCACTCGGTTGCGCATGCGTGTACACCCACGggaggttgcctagggcgcccagtcggcttggtcCGGCACTGTTGCCACCTTTCTACTTTTGGACTCTGGGCAAGTGGGGGCGGTGGTGATATCATGAGGCGGGATGGGAGACGGTTGGGGCAGGGCAGTGACATTAGGAGTCAGGTCTATGGCACTGCAGTCAGCAATTGGCAAATTATCATGTCAGTCATCGAGagtcctgtccagatttcctaatttggaaaactgggcacacagtttttgacctggacagcccttccaaaaaccaggacAGGTCAAGACCAGACATGTAGGTATTATACTGTAGCTATTGTTTCCTGGGTTAAAAATGTAGGGGCAGGCCCAGAAGCTGACGTGCCAGTCATTTTTCAACTAGCAGGTGGACCAAGAGTGGAGCAGTGTCTGTCCCACCCTCCCTTCTTGCAGGTGTTGGAGGTGACGTTGGTCACAGTTGGTGGTGGGTGGCTTTACTCTGAGTCCCAGTGGGTCATTAAATGGGTAGCTGGAAAGGGAGTATCTAACTGTGCAGTTATTGGGTGGGGTATGTGGGGACGAGCGGTTATGTAGCCTAGACGCTGCTTTTCATGAGGCACATCAAAGACAGAAGATAGGTAGGTTTTATTTCAGTAAAGATTTGAGCTTGATAAAAGAGTACTTTTTCAACAGCAACTACAATGTAATAAGGTACCTAtgtaatttattataatttatagtgCTAAATGCCATTTATATTTTTGCTGAGATTAATGGCTCATGTTCTTAAATATGCATTTTGTAACTTGTGTGGGTCACAGTACATTGTTCACTTTGTTACAGGAATCGCTTACTTCCATCCAAAATTCATGATTACACACACATTGACCTTTTATAAAATGCACCACTGTTTCCCTGCAATCAGTACCTGCAATGAATTGCTCTaattttgttttgtgtgtttttgggaGGCATAGACACAAAACCCTTTTTACTATATGTTGTGTATagtgtagatgtagtatattacaaatatactggagattccaagatttaccacaaccaggtaaaaggaaacaaccacggttcttttccagagatgaagctaatttatttggattatccagcccagagacagcaagtgatacagagttccttttaaatatgcccacaggatctgttctatagggatcagccttcaggacttctccctaacctaactcctctatctttgtgtgtgtttctgCGTTACTGTCCATCTATGTGACTATCAGAGTTTCCTTAGTTATACTcttagaatctcactgaccaaagtagggatgtgttctgattggctgacaagataatcaggtatcagaatCTTATTGTGTTAGTCAGTCGGGTAGTTCCCAAAAGGAGCCCgtctcaccataaacaactgtgcacacaattcaactttgaaatgcaaaagatcctccagttggcttcctgtgatatcttggtgttgatcacccccctataataaatcccaaggtaaccaacacaaaggcacttcaaagcaatcccaacttaagcaacttaattaacatctgactgactcattgtttaaatctatacagatatcttgtgcactatgtacattcatataattaaatgatactaatttcatacacttgcaggtaagtatgcacagtccccaaacatattactacaCTCCCCCACTTGGATCAGTTCTGCTCAGAATTGATCCACAACAcattaaaacattctttttttttatataactgtataacaTGATAGTTTGTAATTGTGTTATAGAGAATGCTAAACCAAGGCTCTTAAATTTTCTAGAGATGCTAATAGAACTGGTTACATATCACTTCTCCAGCTCTTTCTATTTCCCATTTAGGATGAATAAGTACCCAAATCTATTGCAAGTGGCAGGTTCTGGTGGGTATGTACAGGATTAGTTGCAACACTGAATGAGTCGATCATTTCCTTTCCAGTCATAAGTAGATATTTTCAGTCACCAGTCAGAAATATTCACCTGCTTACTGTATAAGTTGTACTTAGTCTTTGCAGAGAATTAAATCCAGTCATTAAACAGACTGTGAAACATTTCTGTCCACAAACTTTATTCTTTCCAGGGTTGGGGTCTTTGTGATCCAGGCAGGATTCCTTGCCACTCCTATCACTCCCCCACTTCCCTACCCAGTACACAACACATTAAGTTCTTGCAGCATCTGGGGTTTTTCCTCCAAGCGTTTGGTTTTCTTTAGTTCCATGTAGCAGTGACTGATACACAGGATCTGGTATTGGTGCTGGTGTTGGATGGATCTGTAGCTCGTGGTCTTCTTACagtctgatcttttttttttttttctcagaaaacccACATTTAGCCACAAACTCTAGCTTTGGACACAATATCACCCTTACCTGATCTAGTCAGAATATTAACGGATATATCCCTGCAAATATGCAGCCAAAACATCAATATTCTGAGTATATGTGTTCTTTATAAATCCACCCATGTCTGTACATTTAGCTTCCAACACCCTTCATAGACTATATGCTAAATATGAGCCCTTGTTTAGCATCTCTAGACAGATATGTATAGCAACACTAAAATATTTGCACtttctctggattttttttttttttttacattgaaaagtataaacatatacagaaagacactgaataaaacaaaacactgaaTAATAACAAGGTGGATGTTACTTAGTTAAAAGTAGACATTCAAGTCCTGAAACTTTGTAAATAATGTCCTGTTTGTATGTTAATGAGTTCTTTTCATTGCATTTCCATCTTCCCACTTAAGACTGATTTAGACACTGACAAACATCAGAACAGTTCattcattttttcctttaaaaatcccattgacctATTATATTTGTGGGAGAACATAAGTTATAGAAGAAGTCTGAAGAATATATTTTGACATCAAACAGTATCCAGCCCATTGCACTACTGCATCCAGTCAAAAAACTTCTGTGGTGTCACCACCCAACACCTCTCCCTCTGTGTCATGCAAATTCCTTCACACCCCCACTTGGAAACTTTAGGTCTCATCTATCAATGTTCTactgtcattaaaaaaatttgaaaagctgcttaagtgtgagatgaaaaaaaaaaaacaagtttaacaTGACCACCAAATTCAGACACATTTATCCTTCTGCTTGAAGATCTTTTCCTGGAAGATAAAACTTAGAGAAAAATATTAATTCATATATTCTACATAAATTACATTGTCTTGAGATAAATTAAAGGAAAGTGCAATTGAACATTTAAGTGGCATGTATGGGTTTAGAATTCTATTAAAGTTCCTCCCCGATGGTCCTTAACACCAGAATGTGTAAGAGGGGCACGCCTTAATTTAGAAAGTTCTGTTTCCAGTAAAGAAACTTGTTGTTTTAAAAGATCCCTCTCAGCCCTGATCTTATCATATTCAAATTTAAGTTTTTCATGTTCCCTTTTTAGTTGGGGAAAGGGAATCCAAGTTCTAGATTTGCAATCTCTTTGATTGTTTTGTCTATTCTGCCATCTAGATTCATATTTTCCTTTCTGGCTTTCTGAATTGGAGAATATTTTCCCTTGCCTAGGCCCTTTAAAATCAACACACTCCTTTCTCTGCTGTCCCTCTACTCTAAAAATTCTAGCAGCATCCACTACAAAACTTTCCTCCTTATTCTTCTTTCGCCACAAATTATCTGCCCTCAACAGAATGTCTTTTATATCCGTAGGATCAGGAGTGATAGATAATATTCCTTCCCTGACATCCTCCTCTAAAGCTTCTAACAACATGACCCTATGAATTAAACCACCATGTTCAAATCCTGGATTATCATTTAGAATTTGTTCCATAACTGTGGCTATTCTATGTGATAATTCATAAGGACATTCCTGCTTCATTTGCTTTAATTTACCGGACAAAGACACATTTGATGTGATACCATACAACGCCCTAAGTATTTCCTTTAACACATCCCTTGTCCTGCGCTGCTGTCCACAGTTCTGTACAATCCTTACCCATAAACCATTTCCAACTACTCTCTGCAACACTCTATCTACATCCTCAGGATTCAAATTATACGTCTCTCTGACCCTTTGCAACTCACAGAACCACTTCATGAATCTGTTGATATCATATCTTGGTACCTGCCCAATCTCTCTAACTATTGCATCCATCTCTTGGGGCTTTAATTGTTTTGAGATGAGCTGTACCTCCCCTGTATTGTCAGTATTTAAAACAGTTGTAGTGACAACAGGAGCTGCTGGGAAACTACATGCTTGATCTAATTCATTCCAAGGGTACAGTTGTTTATGTCCTTTAATTTCTGTGTTAAATTTAGAAATATTGTTTTCACAAGATTGGTCAGAATTATTCCCAACCTTAtcaaaagcaatatttattgcatgtttatgCTCCTCCAGCTCCTTTTCTACATCCTGTATTTTTACTGACAATTCGTCATTTACACCGGTTAAGTGGTCACATAGATTGGCCTTCTCAAGCAATGCCTCCCCAGTGGTTATGGCATGTAACCTTAACTCTGAGATCTTTTCATTTGACTCTCTCAGTAAAGTCTTATACTTATCTGCCTGTTCTGTGATATCAGTCTCCTTTTGTTTAATAATTTCTGCCATTTCTAAACAGCAGGAGACCAATCCCTGTATGATAAGTCCTTTGCGTTTTGCTTCCTTAGTTTTTTTATCAAAAACACTGTCAGCTATAAAATCTTTCATTAAATCCCAGGAATGTTTACATTCTTGAGGGATTTCATATGGTCccccatgatttttaatataactaACCAACCAGGTGCTGACCATTTCTTTAGTGCTATTACCACTGACTAAAGCCATTGTATATATAAAAGAGTGCTaacttaaaataaattatatatatataaaaaaaacaatattcttaCCAACCCTTTTAGGTTCACAGTCACAGATTTCCAGACCACAGTCCTAGGGTTCCACACTTCCTTCCAGGGCTTCACTGCAGACTCTTGGGTCACAAATCTTCCACGCTTCTTCTGGTCACTAGTCACGGCACCAAAATGTTGCGATATATTAAATCAATCCGGGTCACGGCACCAAAATGTTGTGTATagtgtagatgtagtatattacaaatatactggagattccaagatttaccacaaccaggtaaaaggaaacaaccacggttcttttccagagatgaagctaatttatttggattatccagcccagagacagcaagtgatacagagttccttttaaatatgcccacaggatctgttctatagggatcagccttcaggacttctccctaacctaactcctctatctttgtgtgtgtttctgCGTTACTGTCCATCTATGTGACTATCAGAGTTTCCTTAGTTATACTcttagaatctcactgaccaaagtagggatgtgttctgattggctgacaagataatcaggtatcagaatCTTATTGTGTTAGTCAGTCGGGTAGTTCCCAAAAGGAGCCCAtctcaccataaacaactgtgcacacaattcaactttgaaatgcaaaagatcctccagttggcttcctgtgatatcttggtgttgatcacccccctataataaatcccaaggtaaccaacacaaaggcacttcaaagcaatcccaacttaagcaacttaattaacatctgactgactcattgtttaaatctatacagatatcttgtgcactatgtacattcatataattaaatgatactaatttcatacacttgcaggtaagtatgcacagtccccaaacatattactacaCTATAGAGGAGGATTATTGTATTTACCTGTATGGATATAATGGAATAATGTCTTAGCCCTTATACATTTGTAGGGCAGTAGCACCAGATATGATTTAACCTTTTCTCTACCATACAACAGTAGTAACTGCCTTAGCAAAATATACTATAGTAGCAAGGAGGTTAACACAATATGGCAAGAGACTGTGGCATAGTaagtatattacagtatatattgcctatagtagcagtgggataatagcctctgggaagggactgtggctgtgggatagcaggtatagtagggagagatggtgcctatagtagcagtggggggataatagcctctgggaagggacggtggctgtgggatagcaggtatagtagggggagatggtgcctatagtagcagtgggataatagcctctgggaagggactgtggctgtggtatagcaggtatagtagggagaggtggtgcctatagtagcagtggggggggataatagcctctgggaagggactgtggctgtgggatagcaggtatagtagggagagatggggcctatagtagcagtggggataatagcctctgggaagggactgtgactataggatagcaggtatagtagggagagatggtgcctatagtagcagtggggataatagcctctgggaagggactgtgactataggatagcaggtatagtagggagagatggtgcctatagtagcagtgggataatagcctctgggaagggactgtggctgtgggatagcaggtatagtagggggagatggtgcctacagtagcagtggggggattatagcctctgggaagggactgtggctgtgggatagcaggtatagtagggagagatggtgcctatagtagcagtggggggataatagcctctgggaagggactgtggctgtgggatagcaggtatagtagggagacatggtgcctatagtagcagtggggggataatagcctctgggaagggactgtggctgtgggatagcaggtatagtagggagagatggtgcctatagtagcagtgggataatagcctctgggaagggactgtggctgtgggatagcaggtatagtagggagagatggtgcctatagtagcaatttttcctcctttcctcaccaaaCCTCTTATTCTCCCAGTCCCTAATACCTGTCCATCTTTGTATAGAGACATAGCAGAAATGTCTTACCTGCCCTCGGGACCTACAGTACATCAATCcttctttttttgcctttttgctattttttattgtatCAATTGCATCAGTTAAAAAGTATCGCTAAAGCAGGAGGGAGCACTGTTGGTGGAAAAGCCTTTGCTCACCAACCTCCTTGAGATTATGTTCTTGTTTATTGCAACTAACAAGGGAAGGGATGATGATTCTCATTTATCTTTTAATCATTAAAATCAGGAGGGCGCAGATGAAAAGCATTTGGTTTGTTTGCTCTAGGTTGCATTAAATGATGATGACATTTCAAAAGGTGTAAACCTGTCTTGGGAGAAAAGCAACCATGCCCTGTAATGCGGTGCCAGTTATCCACTGACCCAAGACTTATAGCCATTTATGTGCTTACGATGAAAGCATACAGATGCCCATCATTATCAATTACTAGCACATTCTCCATTGTAAGCTGTGCAGCCGGGCATGCAGAATAGTCATTTGTGCCTAGAATACTTTATCATATGGCATTGTGTCATCTACCCAAGCTAGAAAGGTTAGTGCAGGTCTGCCCTGGAAAGTGGGCATGTCCACAAGAGTGGTTTTGGGAGAAGGGGCATTTATCATCTACTTTTGCATCAGGGGGTCGAGGTAGATAGAAATATATCAGGCCAAATTTTGTGTATTAGTTATTGTCACATGAATGCCTTGAGGATGTTGGAAGTTGTAGttaacagctgggggggggggggtgctcacaatttttttttcttttattacaatattttttcACTATAATGTTGAGTGTGTTGTTAAATTCAGTAGTAATTCTGTCAGTTCTGCTATCTAAAGCAACAAAATGTGGCTTTCACAGTTACAAGCTTAGCTATCTTCTTGTTCTGGCCAGGGGGAGGGGGCTATTGTAGGAAGTGGTACTAGCCTGTGTACTTACTGGGAGCCCAACTCTTCCCTTGTTTGGGGAACTGCTGTTTACCAGACCTGCAGGAATGCTGCTTGGGGTCAGGTTCTCACCAGGACTGGGCTGGGATTTAAAATGGGCCCTggaattccaagtacacagaggcccaaacagccccccaatagccagataaatagtgactgactatggcatcttatagcagccctcatttgccagaacccacagattgccagtccaggtctggttCTCCTGACTTGTCTTTACATCACATTTAGTTTTGCCAGTCAGTGGAGTCAAGCTGTATAGGAGCACCCATGcctatatagatatacatatattcaGATAATGAATACCATGTATACATAATAACCAGTGTTGTCCCCCTGAGCTTTTTTATTTGTGGTAAATAGATTGATTAGGTATGTTTTTGTGAGAGGGACAGTGTAATAAAAGACTCAATCAGGCTTATTATCacattgcagccaatcagcagtatcAGGTAATAGTATCAGCCAatcaggtagtatttactggatACTTGTATGAAAGCAAAACTGAAATTGTTGATTGTTACTAGTTCTGGTTCaaagttttattatattata from Xenopus tropicalis strain Nigerian chromosome 8, UCB_Xtro_10.0, whole genome shotgun sequence encodes:
- the xmc gene encoding uncharacterized protein xmc gives rise to the protein MALVSGNSTKEMVSTWLVSYIKNHGGPYEIPQECKHSWDLMKDFIADSVFDKKTKEAKRKGLIIQGLVSCCLEMAEIIKQKETDITEQADKYKTLLRESNEKISELRLHAITTGEALLEKANLCDHLTGVNDELSVKIQDVEKELEEHKHAINIAFDKVGNNSDQSCENNISKFNTEIKGHKQLYPWNELDQACSFPAAPVVTTTVLNTDNTGEVQLISKQLKPQEMDAIVREIGQVPRYDINRFMKWFCELQRVRETYNLNPEDVDRVLQRVVGNGLWVRIVQNCGQQRRTRDVLKEILRALYGITSNVSLSGKLKQMKQECPYELSHRIATVMEQILNDNPGFEHGGLIHRVMLLEALEEDVREGILSITPDPTDIKDILLRADNLWRKKNKEESFVVDAARIFRVEGQQRKECVDFKGPRQGKIFSNSESQKGKYESRWQNRQNNQRDCKSRTWIPFPQLKREHEKLKFEYDKIRAERDLLKQQVSLLETELSKLRRAPLTHSGVKDHRGGTLIEF